One Elaeis guineensis isolate ETL-2024a chromosome 10, EG11, whole genome shotgun sequence genomic window carries:
- the LOC105053125 gene encoding uncharacterized protein, producing MAKFGEGDKRWIVEDRPDGTNVHNWHWVERDCFEWSRSFLTSLLSNLTILDGEGDLAIRTKTVDRFDGEAYVNVRKGKIIPGYELSLTLSWEGEAHNSASDPPLLKVSGSLEVPYLADENAGEDPEVKITVRDDDGPVGRRIKDAFIAKGKSLVLEKIRAYVQAMAKGGPVKDELEVKKAPSAAGKAPAAPASGNAAPAAAAAEAKKEKKVKEGFKTITLTEKFNCRACDLYEILMDENRWKGFTQSNARISKEVGGQFSLFDGSVTGVSEELQEGKLIVQKWRSGSWAEGIHSTLRLIFDEPEQGVTVIKLTQTDVPEEDKYGNATVVENMERGWRELIFNKIRGLFGFGI from the exons ATGGCGAAGTTCGGCGAAGGCGATAAGCGGTGGATTGTGGAGGACCGGCCGGACGGCACCAACGTTCACAACTGGCACTGGGTGGAGCGGGATTGCTTCGAGTGGTCGCGATCCTTCCTCACCTCGCTCCTCTCCAACCTCACCATCCTCGACGGCGAGGGCGACCTCGCCATCCGCACCAAGACTGTCGACCGCTTCGACGGCGAGGCGTACGTCAACGTCCGCAAGGGCAAGATCATCCCTGGCTACGAGCTTTCCCTCACCCTCTCCTGGGAGGGCGAGGCCCACAACTCTGCCAGCGACCCGCCGCTCCTCAAGGTCTCCGGCTCCCTCGAGGTCCCCTACCTCGCCGACGAGAACGCCGGGGAGGACCCCGAAGTCAAGATTACCGTCCGCGACGACGACGGCCCCGTCGGCCGACGGATCAAGGACGCCTTCATCGCCAAGGGCAAGTCGCTGGTGCTCGAGAAGATTCGGGCTTACGTTCAAGCAATGGCGAAGGGCGGGCCCGTGAAGGACGAGCTCGAGGTCAAGAAGGCGCCGTCAGCCGCCGGAAAGGCCCCGGCGGCTCCTGCGTCAGGGAATGCTgcgccggcggcggcggcggcggaagcaaagaaggagaagaaggtgaaGGAGGGCTTCAAGACGATAACTTTGACGGAGAAGTTTAATTGTAGGGCGTGCGATCTGTATGAGATCTTGATGGACGAGAACCGGTGGAAGGGATTCACTCAGAGCAATGCAAGGATCAGCAAGGAGGTCGGAGGACAGTTCAGTCTCTTCGATGGCTCGGTCACCGGAGTGAGCGAGGAATTGCAGGAAGGGAAGCTTATTGTTCAGAAGTGGAGGTCTGGGAGCTGGGCTGAAGGGATCCATTCGACG TTGCGGCTGATATTTGATGAGCCGGAGCAAGGAGTCACCGTCATAAAACTGACGCAGACTGACGTCCCAGAGGAGGACAA GTATGGGAATGCTACGGTGGTGGAGAACATGGAGAGGGGATGGAGAGAGCTTATCTTTAACAAGATAAGAGGACTCTTTGGTTTTGGAATCTGA